Part of the Methylomonas sp. AM2-LC genome, CACCTGAAAGCGCTCTGGATGCCTAGGAACTATCAGTAATAATAGAGAGGGAATATGCGCCTTCAAAATAGAAAACAGGCTTAGTATAAGCTCTTCCTCACCCTGATGCGTACTGGCAACAATCCACACATAGCGTCCAACAAACAGCTTTTTGCGTATAGTTTGACCTGCTTCTAAAATTTGTTGGTCAATCAAAACATCAAATTTAATATTACCCTGCACTTCAACCTGCTCAGGCTTGGCACCGATCTCAATAAACCGGGATTGATCATCTACAGTCTGCGCAGCAATAAGCTGAATGTTGCTTAATGCTGGCTTCACCAATCGCGGAATTTTTAAATATGAGCGCGCTGAATTTGCTGACAAACGGGCATTTAGAATAAAAATAGGTATCTGCCGCGCAGCACAAGCAGCAAACAGATTAGGCCAAATCTCTTTTTCCATCATTACGGCTAGTTTAGGCTGAAAATTTGCCATAAACCGCCCTATTACATCCGGCAAATCATAGGGAAGATAAACATGTTCGACACTTTCCGCAAATAATGCCTGCACTCGTGCAGAACCGGTAGGTGTGGTAGTGGTCAATAAAATACGCTGCTGTGGATAACGCAACTGTAATTGCTTAATTAAGGGAAATGCTGCTTCTGTTTCGCCTACCGAAACTGCATGTATCCAAACGACATGGGAGCTAAGGGGGCGCTGATAAAAACCAAGTCGCTCT contains:
- the waaA gene encoding lipid IV(A) 3-deoxy-D-manno-octulosonic acid transferase, whose translation is MRTFYTLLFYLLLPAILCRLYWRGFKAPQYRQRWQERLGFYQRPLSSHVVWIHAVSVGETEAAFPLIKQLQLRYPQQRILLTTTTPTGSARVQALFAESVEHVYLPYDLPDVIGRFMANFQPKLAVMMEKEIWPNLFAACAARQIPIFILNARLSANSARSYLKIPRLVKPALSNIQLIAAQTVDDQSRFIEIGAKPEQVEVQGNIKFDVLIDQQILEAGQTIRKKLFVGRYVWIVASTHQGEEELILSLFSILKAHIPSLLLLIVPRHPERFQVVKKLCEEQGLTVVMRSDQTETVLAENIDIYIADSMGELKMLYAAADVAFVAGSLVAVGGHNVLEPAAIGVPVLFGAYMFNFQDIAQGMLDAGAARQCHNLDELRDAMLALYEDVEFRHALIVNAKAFVEQNQGAVDRMVRLLAERF